A section of the Apodemus sylvaticus chromosome 10, mApoSyl1.1, whole genome shotgun sequence genome encodes:
- the Aspa gene encoding aspartoacylase produces MTSCVAEEPIKKIAIFGGTHGNELTGVFLVTHWLRNGAEVHRAGLDVKPFITNPRAVEKCTRYIDCDLNRVFDLENLSKDMSEDLPYEVRRAQEINHLFGPKNSDDAYDVVFDLHNTTSNMGCTLILEDSRNDFLIQMFHYIKTCMAPLPCSVYLIEHPSLKYATTRSIAKYPVGIEVGPQPHGVLRADILDQMRRMIKHALDFIQHFNEGKEFPPCSIDVYKIMEKVDYPRNESGDVAAVIHPNLQDQDWKPLHPGDPVFVSLDGKVTPLGGDCTVYPVFVNEAAYYEKKEAFAKTTKLTLRAKSIRSTLH; encoded by the exons aTGACCTCCTGTGTTGCTGAAGAACCTATTAAGAAGATTGCCATCTTTGGAGGGACTCATGGAAATGAACTGACAGGAGTGTTTCTAGTCACTCACTGGCTAAGGAATGGCGCTGAAGTCCACAGGGCGGGGCTGGACGTGAAGCCATTCATTACCAACCCAAGAGCAGTGGAAAAGTGCACCAGATATATTGACTGTGACCTGAATCGTGTTTTTGACCTTGAAAATCTTAG CAAAGATATGTCTGAAGACTTGCCATATGAAGTGAGAAGGGCTcaagaaataaatcatttatttgGTCCAAAAAATAGTGATGATGCCTACGATGTTGTTTTTGACCTTCACAACACTACTTCTAACATGGGGTGCACTCTTATTCTTGAGGACTCCAGGAATGACTTTTTAATCCAGATGTTTCACTATATTAAG ACTTGCATGGCCCCATTGCCCTGCTCTGTTTATCTCATTGAGCATCCTTCCCTCAAATATGCAACCACTCGCTCCATTGCCAAGTATCCTGTTG GTATAGAAGTTGGTCCTCAGCCTCACGGTGTTCTGAGAGCTGATATTTTGGACCAAATGAGAAGAATGATAAAACATGCTCTTGATTTTATACAGCATTTCAATGAAG GTAAAGAATTTCCTCCCTGTTCTATTGATGTCTATAAAATAATGGAGAAAGTTGATTACCCAAGGAATGAAAGTGGAGATGTGGCTGCCGTTATCCATCCTAATCTGCAG GATCAAGACTGGAAACCGTTGCACCCTGGAGATCCTGTGTTTGTGTCTCTTGATGGAAAAGTTACTCCACTGGGCGGAGACTGTACCGTGTACCCAGTGTTTGTGAATGAAGCtgcatattatgagaaaaaagaaGCATTTGCAAAGACAACAAAACTAACACTCAGAGCCAAAAGCATCCGCTCCACTTTGCACTAA